GGATCAAATGATCGCTCTACGTGTGGCCGTTGCTGCAGATAGCACCAAGGCGATCGCGCTCGCCGAAGCCGAAGAAACCTTGGCAGCTAAGCTGCTCGAATCAGCCAAACTGCGTCGTCAACATGCTGCCCAGCAACAAGCTGTTGGAGAGCATCGTAAGAAGGCTGCTGATCAAGTCGCACAGGCCGAGCAACTTTCGACAACGCGAGGCCCATTCGAAGAAGCGATTCAAAAGGCACAAGCGGTGGTGAATGCAGCTCAGAAGAACCACGATGCGGTCGCGGCTGAAGCTGAGGAGGTTCAATCCAAGATTGACCGGTTAATGGCGAGCGTCAACTGATCGATCGCGAAAGTGTATCCAGGTTGATAGCGCAACTCGTTGCATCCAACTCTCAAGGTCGTAGTTTGATTTCTACAAACTGCGGCCTTGCGTGATATTGGTCAACAGTTTGTGGATCGAACTCGGTGGCATTTCCTGTCAGCGAGCTGTTTGCTGCTGACCCATACTTTGTCCGATCCGATCAATTGCCAGGGAAACTTCATGACGGATCTGTTCAGTTGGAAAGTGCGAATGTTCCCTTTGACACAGTCGCAGCTGGCCTTTCCGGGACAACTGATCTGAGTTTCGAGTCGGAAGGACACCCATTTTCATCCACGTTCCCGTAGCCTTGGGGGCCGATTATGATAGCTCTATCGACATTAATCGGCTTTTTACCCCTCCCTCGTGCCTTGAATGCAAACGGCCCCTTGGGACAAAGCAGACGTCTCATCTAAACTAACACGGTCTCCCTTTATCTGAGATACGTTTCCCCACTCAAGATTCGTCGAATTCCCGATGGAACTAATCATTCTCCGTTGCGTGTTTTTGTTGTGCGCAGGCGGGGTCACTTGGATCATCAACACATCCCTGCCGAGCGATGCGGACGTCAATCCGTATTTGGTCTTGGTTGGTGTGATGGGGGTCGCTGTTGCGGCGATCCTGGTCGATATTTTCATCTCCAGCAAGCGGATCGATACGATCACGGCGGTTTACTTTGGCGTCCTAATCGGATTCCTGTTGACCTACGTGTTATGGATCGCGATCGCGCCTTTGTTTGCGCAATCAGTTCTGCTGGGCAATGCAATCCAGTCAATCATGGGGATGCTGTTGTGCTATATCTGCACCAGTATTCTGATGCAGACAAAAGATGACTTCAGATTCCTGATCCCCTACGTTGAATTCGTCAGGGAAGTCAAAGGATTCAAGCCTTTGATCTTGGACACCAGCGTTGTCATTGACGGACGAATTGCAGACTTGGTGAATACCGGCGTGTTTGACAACCAGCTGATCATGCCCCGTTTCGCACTAAGCGAACTACAGGCCATCGCCGACAGCAGTGACAAGCTGCGACGCGTTCGTGGCCGTCGTGGCTTGGACGTGCTAAACCGCATGCGTGCAGATGACAACGTTGACTTGATGATCTTCGATCGTGATCTTCCCGAACTTGCTGGGCAGACCGTCGATTTGAAACTGGTACTGTTGGCAAAGCACCTTGAAGGCAAGGTTGTGACAGGCGACTACAACCTGAACAAAGTTGCCAAGCTTCACAACGTTCCAGTCATCAATCTGAACGAGATTAGCAATTCACTTCGGCCAGTCTATCTGCCAGACGAAAACTTCCTGGTGAAGATCATCAAACCAGGTGAAGGTTCCGAGCAGGGAGTTGGCTACCTGGACGACGGAACCATGGTTGTCGTCGAAGGTGCCCGAAATCGAATCGGGCAGGAGCTTGATGTGCGAGTCACCAGCACCCTGCAAACGAATGCAGGCAAGATGATTTTTGCGAAGTACGAATCGCACTAATCACGTAAGACTTGATCTACTTGCCGATGCCTAACGCGGCGATTGAAAGCGCCGTTTGTCGAAGATCTCTTTCTTGATCTCCGCAGGCGGCTGCAGATCCAGAGTGTCGCGATCATCGCCGAAGCGGTGGTCTTCTTTGTCGTAGTTCAGGTATCGCTCTAGCGTTGTCTCGTCGCCTTGTCGTCGCAATTCAGCGATATGCCGTCGCACAGATTCTTGGGCCCAAGTACGCAGCGTCGTATACACAGCCGCCTCACCGGC
This genomic interval from Stieleria sp. JC731 contains the following:
- a CDS encoding PIN/TRAM domain-containing protein — its product is MELIILRCVFLLCAGGVTWIINTSLPSDADVNPYLVLVGVMGVAVAAILVDIFISSKRIDTITAVYFGVLIGFLLTYVLWIAIAPLFAQSVLLGNAIQSIMGMLLCYICTSILMQTKDDFRFLIPYVEFVREVKGFKPLILDTSVVIDGRIADLVNTGVFDNQLIMPRFALSELQAIADSSDKLRRVRGRRGLDVLNRMRADDNVDLMIFDRDLPELAGQTVDLKLVLLAKHLEGKVVTGDYNLNKVAKLHNVPVINLNEISNSLRPVYLPDENFLVKIIKPGEGSEQGVGYLDDGTMVVVEGARNRIGQELDVRVTSTLQTNAGKMIFAKYESH